From Chrysemys picta bellii isolate R12L10 chromosome 1, ASM1138683v2, whole genome shotgun sequence:
taacacggctacccctgatactttCTAAAGCCAAAGCCATTAAGCAGTAATGTTACTGCTGCCCCTTCCTATAGAGATTCCAACAACTCTGCTTCTTGCTTAGATATACAGGCATGTCATGAATGTTTGGTTTGTAATTTTTGTATTACAATGAAATGGCATAACATTTACACATCTATACGTCAACCCATTCTTTCGCTTCTGATCTTCTTTCAGAGGTGATTTCTCAGGTTAGAGTGGGACTTAAAATGTAGCATCTGTCATTTGGATTTCTTCAGAACCTGATAAGATCACAGCGTCTCAGCCCTCATCCAGTCACTTGTCAGCAAACAAAAGTCTAGTAGCTCCTCTGTCTCTGGATTAATAGCTGACTGGTTCTCGTCTGTCAGTCTGTAGCCTGTATCCGGAGTGGTAACAGACATTCGGATCaatatagaaaatatttattccctGAGCTCTCACTTTCTATTACATAGTAACCCCAGCACCTGTTATTGAGGCACGATGAGGGTTTGCAGGAAATGGATTTGAAAGTCATATGCATGAGTATTCATGGAAATGCAACTTCATTTCCCACAGGTAagtagtttctctctctctctctgactgtctatttcctgtaTTCATAAAATCTTTAGCACCCGAGACCAGCATTGTGACTGACATAGAGCTGAGCTGCTACAATGAATGTGTGTGTTAAACCCAGTTCTGGGGTTTTTTGCTGTATAGCTACATAGGGTTAACTATTGGGATATTTATGTTATGGCTGTATTATGGCTCTTCGTAGTTTCATAGCAGGCTGGTGGAgaacaagcaggaagggaagcaaGAGATCAAGAAAAGCCATCTCTCAGTAAGCTCTTCAGAGAAGCTGGGAGACAACACCGGAGCTACAAGCTGAGAAGAGCCTATTTCCAGGCTCCAGCCATGTTACACAGCTTGTTTTGCCAGCGCTGGGAGTCTGTCCAGAGGTCGGGCAGCTGTTGCTGAGAAAATTTTCAAACTGACAGGCACAGACACCGCTGGGGAAATCTGAAGGCTCTCGGCCTGCCTGGGACCCCGTCAGAGTGGGAGGGCTTGGGGTCAGAGAACTTCTTATTCTCCCATGTTATACTTTATTCCTGCAGTTCAGATTAAACAGTATTTTGGGTCTAGAAGGCTGGCTGGTCACTTGTCTCATGACTGTTCACAGACTCTGaaagggaagaaccacaggtgCCGAACCCACTCGGACCTGCTGGACAAGCACAGTCCCCCCGCAGTGTGCTGTAGCCCAGGACCCAGCCTGAGGGTGGAGGATCCTGAATTTCCACCTCATGAGAGCGAAGGCTACAAAGGGTCCCGTCTGAGGATGGCAGGTTCGTGGGATTCCACCCCATGCTTGACATCTGGCCCCATCACAGGGAAGGCTACAAGGCTTGACATCTGGCACTCGGAGACCAGAGATGCCAGTAATCCTGTAACTCTGAGGGGTATCTACGGGGTAGAAAACCTGGATCcctcagccaatcaggaaagAGAAATATGACTTATCAGCCCTATTACCACACAGCAACACAGCTCTGGATTCCTGCATTCACAATCAAGCCAGAgaataaaacctttaaaaatgcatttgctgATACAATTTTCAGGAGCAAATAAATCTGAGGCGATTTGGGAACTAGTCACTGATATTCTGCAGGGTTTCGTCTCGCTCAGTCCTGGCAGGATCGGTCCTAGAGCACACGGCACCTCTAGAAATGGGACTTGGGTTTTTAACAATCTGAGCTCACTTTGAATCTCAGATTTCTGTGTAGCTTGACTAGCCTACCTAGGATCCTGGCTACATGTAGGGGAGGGGTTCCAATGCTACCTAGTGCTGCCCTCCAGCCCCATCACTGAGTCACCCCGACAGCCCAGTTGAGTCCTCTGCCActgcacagaacatctgcaaatgGAACCAGCTTGCAGTCTTTACCCTAAACTTTGCATTTCAAAAATGGTGAAACCTGCCAACATACCCAATTCCTGCTCGACGGGGAGCCGCTGACACCAGAGGTCTTCACCCTAAAGGACAAGGAGTCATCGAAGAGGTTACATGGGGAGCAAGCAGTATCTGTTCAGATAGGGAGGGAActgtctttatgaagcatgtctgcacattccctggGGGCCACCTGGCCATTAGGGAACCTCGGCTGCTTGGCTTAGTGTGCACCAGCTCTAACCCCCATCACGGCCAAGGGCAAAATGCAGGAGGTCAAATCACAGGGGTCGTGTGGTGATCCTACCCAGCCAGACTGCAGCACCAGCACTGCTGCCGGCTCTGTTCCTGGAATCCGGGTTTGTCGTCACGGTTCATATGGTTCTGATTAGTCACATGACTACCTTGGGTGCAGCCAAGTGGTAACAATGATGCTGTCACAGCAGTGGTCTTgctgaaataaatatataaataaataaatatagattcagatttctccccagcagccccctgtCCTGCATTGCAAACCCAAGGTGCAGCCAGGAAGAAAGATTCCACAAGGATCTCTACAGGGAAAATTCCCTCAGATTGTTCTCATAGGAGAGATCCCTTCATAGCATCCCTTCCCTTTTCCCTGGGGAATAAACAGTGACCCCCAGAATCCAGGGATCCCCAAAGTTAGGCACAGATCTCAGTGATCCACTCTTAGATAGGCCCACCCAACTACAATCTCTGGGCCTCCACAACTGCTCTAGGACCCTCTCTAGCTCCCTGCTAGCACAGGTTCATCAGGGGTGTGCTACCAGGGCCTGTTACAGCAGCCACTGCCTGCAAGATCTGCTAAAGAGGGCGTTGTACAGagtggagggggctgcacagagatgggaaggCTGGTTAGAGTAGTTGATGGGCACAATACCCCAGCCATAGACTGGTTGGGAAGTTTAGACTTTTCCATACCCAGAGTGCAGCCATAGACTCGGTCAGTGCAACCTTCATTTATGTTATAAGGAAGAGGCAGATGAAAAACTTCCAATTTCTTTTGGAGATCCTGACAGCTGGGCAGCATCATGGCAGCTGAGCGTACAGAGAAAAATTATCCATTCTGTATGAAACCTCACCCCAAAAAAGgatgaaaaggaaacattttagttTGGATCAAAATTTttcagggggggggggatgattcTGTTTTCCAGCCCAGCTCTAGCTCAGCCCATGAGCCTCTGTCCCTCGTGCTATAGAACTATGACCCTAAGTGGCACCACTCGCCTTCCCCATCAGCTTCTTACACAGAGCAGCCCCTGAAGGTCTGCTAGGGTGGCTATGTCAGCTGAGACAAGGCTGGTCTGCAGTAGTCCCTCCATGAGTGGAAcaatttaggaacataagaacggccatgttTGGTCAGACCattgttccatctagcccagtgtcctgtcttctgacgatAGCCTGTACATTCTTCACAGGAAacgaacaaaacagggcaattatcgagtgatcaaTACGCTGTCATCTGCTCCCAGTTTCCAGCAGTCAGAGGGTTAGAGACACCCAGAGGATGGGgctgtatccctgaccatcttgactaacagctattgatggacctatcattttcaggtatctaaaagggtgtcataaggaggagggagaaaacttgttcatcttacaggtttcagagtagcagccgtgttagtctgtatccgcaaaaagaagaacaggagtatttgtggcaccttagagaccaacaaattaagtgggctgtagtcctcgaaagcttatgctctaataaatttgttagtctctaaggtgccacaagtactcctgttcttctttttgttcatCTTAGCcgctaaggatagaacaagaagcaatgggcttaaactgcaggaagggaggtttaagttggacattaggaaaaagtttctaacggtcagtgtggttaaacactggaataaattgcctagggaggttgtggaatctccatctctggagatatttaagagtcagttagataaatgtctatcagggatggtctagacagtaattggtcctgccatgagggcaggggactggactcgatgacctctcgaggtcccttccagtcctagaatctatgaatctatgaatcctccatcaatttacctaattctttttggatcagttatacttttagccttcataGCATCCCTTGGCAGTGTGTTCctcaggctgactgtgtgttgtgtgaaaaagtactttcttttgtttctttcaaacctgctgcctattaacttcattaggTAACCCCTTAttcatgtgaaggggtaaataacacttcctgattcactttcttcacaccactcaGGATTAGGCCTCTATCATATACCCGCTTActcatttcttttccaaacttaacagtcccagtctttttaatctatcTTCATATGGAAGCAGTCCCATACCCCAAAATGTGTgatgcccttctctgtattttccCATGGAAATATATGggttttttgagatgaggcaaccaaaatttaaaaataaatatttaaggtgtgggtataccatggatttatacagggGCTATATGATATGTTCTGTCTCATGACCAATTCCTTTCTTATTGATTTCCAAAATTGTGTTAGCTTTTTttcactgcagctgcacattgaacggatgttttcagagaactatccacaatgactccaagatctctttcttgagtgctaacaattcatttagaccccaccattttatatgtatagttgggattatgttttcccatgtgcattactttgcacttatcaacactgaacttcatctgccattttgcttgCCCAGACACtgcattttgtatcatctgcaaattttgccaccaacctcatttatgaatatgttgaacaacactggtcccagtacagacccctggggttcaccattatttacctctccctcccttctgaaAACCGATCATTTAgtcctacactttgtttcctagcttttaacCAGTTGCTGATACAGGAGAGAACCTGTTGTGTGACATTTCCCCATAACTTACCCCATATCTGCTTaattttcttaagagcctttggtgagggaccttgtcaaaggctttctgaaagtccaagtacactatttGCCCTGCATCACCCTTgaccacatgtttgttgaccccctcaatgaattgtaatagattggtgaagcatgatttccctttgaaaagctgtgttgattctaccccaacaaatcatgttcatctatgtgtctaattattctgttctttactagatggtcaaccaatttgcctgttaCTTAAGTTAGGCtttctggcctgtaattgccaggaaagcctcttgtttaaaaatcagaagcacattagctatctgccaaTCATCTTGTACAAAAGCTGAtataagtgataggttacatacgaaagtgttagtagttctgcagtttggtatttgagttccttcagaactcttcggtGAATAACATCTGGTCCTTGTGATTTAATATTGTTTAATTTGTCAGTTTGTTTCAAAACCaactctattgacacctcaatgtGTGACAGTTACTcaaatctgtcacctaaaaagaatggctcaggtgtgggaatctccctgacatcctctgcagtgaagaccaatgcaaagaattcatttagcctctctgAAGCAGCAACATCTTCCTTGAGtgatcctttagcacctcaattgtccaggGGTCCCACTTATGGTTTTGCAGGCTTACTGATgtactttgaaaaaaaattgttaattttTGTAACTTTTGCTTTGGAACTAGGTATACAGTTTCACCCAGCCCCAGTCAGCAAGTATAGTCAATCAcctaaaaaaatcatgagattgatttaaaaataagtatAATTCTAAATATCATTATGTGAGTTTCTTTTCCGTTTTCCTTTGGTTTCTGAGCCATTGGGGTCACCTGTTTCAAGTTTTctgcaactgatttttttaaagaaacttttttcagaaaactgaaatttcagattccCACACAGTCACTTGATCCCAGAAGTTGGggctgaaggacataaatccacaccgtgtagaggtcaaagcataggggtttattacacacagcgctggcggagtgtcacctggctcattaggctcagagacactgtcaatcaattgattacaatgaaatatatagattttccatgggggggggaaggtgacggggtaggcagttccacaccccaggTTaagttttgcagcaagacaagatagcacaatagccaatggttaacaggttacataatgtctccgcccatggtctcaagttagcaagttaacatttgattaatactttgataaaatgttattagtataaaatatatatgttgaattctgatttggggtccataggaacagagtaactcctttgattgtccgacaggtacatgtctaggggataaaacaaagaaacagtgaaagcatatgaaaatagagattgtctcctttatgtcttaaggcagggcattggtcccttggaagggaggtggaaggatgccatattattatagtgacatgtgccaatatttcataaactcaaggttggatctgtgggaagactgttttcccttcaagagaaacacaataggaacagggatcctttgttcaatttgaaacattggatgaaacataattattcagttattgcttcaacatctggcatttctactgaccaagcagatcttagcaaaggcaatgttattttgtttaccccaaCTTTCTCatagctgatcactattagctaggcctctggtctccagaccaaactctggactttgggtctggaaaagagctggcataattcatataccaggttgttatataacatgcacatggattttaacccttcagggctTTAAGAAAGACAGGAAATAGTATGAGACTTGCAGTAAAATCCCAATATATAGTGTTTCTGGCCAAATCTCAAGCAATGCACCCACAAACGAAAGCACTGAGGGTTACTTAGTGGACGTTTCTGGTCACATAGTCCATCAGTGGCAGAGATGCTGTTTCCCTCTGCACTGGCCTACAAAGTCTCCTCTTTTAAGGAACAGGGTTACACCACAGATAGCTGGACATAATAGTGACTGTCTTGCAGATGCACTGGTGTGATAGGTtaaatcacagaaacccccttggggctgccaactgatgtgccaagactacctctgcccctgcttttctgccctggcagcttaggacttcagtgccctgcctggtttgagccagacccgctagactgctgcaaacccagacccaggtctaaaccacgtcccctaacagctgtaggtttaactgaaagcaacttacagacgtgttcctgtctttaacactcagatgcccaactcccaatggggtccaaaccccaaataaatctgttttaccctgtataaagcttatatagggtaaactcataaattgttcaccctctataatactgacagagagatatgcacagctgcttgccccacccccctccccaggtattaatgcatactctgagttaattaataagtaaaaagtgattttattaaatacagaaagtaggatttaagtggttccaagtagtaacagacagaacaaagtgaatcaCCAAGTAAAATAACATAGAACAttcaagtctatgtctaagaaactgaatacaaataaaacctcaccaggtccagtaagcttccttttacagactagtctctttctagtctgggtccatCAATCCTTCTCCCCCCGACCTCCCTTtgatccagtttctttcaggtatccgtGGGAGTGGAGAGggtatctcttgagccagctgaagaaaaaatggaagggtctcccaggagtttaaatagactttctcttgcgGGTGgatacccctccctccctctttgtagaatcccagctccaagatggagttttggagtcgcCTGGGccagtcacatgtccatgcatgactcagttttagcagccaagccacattcctgggaaggctccgatgtggattggcatcttcaagttcattgttggcgtaagtggtttttgattgggcacttaatttgcacttttctcaagaagctgaccaaatgctctacgaggctagttaaaatcaagccaATACacaaccaatattcataactttgaatacaaaattgatacatgcatacaaataggatgaatacattaagtagatcataacctttacatagatatgttacatgacaatATGTAGCCTAAAAGATATTCCAGTAATGTcacatatacattcataagcatattccataaagccttatgggaggcaCCGTCCCAACTGGTTCCTCAGATACAGCTCATAGGGACTCCTCCACCTGTTCCAGCATGAGATATGAACATACCAGGTAAACAAGGACATACACATTTTTACTAGAATGGAGTGTGACCCAAGGCCAGTTCCAAATGCCTGCTGCTAGCTCACTATGGGCCCCAATCAACCCCCTTGCCCAGATCCAGCTAACCCCAAACTTGTTGATATTGGAAGTTTGGATGCAGGGTGTGAGGTCTATCCAGTGCTAGAGCGGCTCTCACTGCTCATGGAGCAGGTGGAAGATCAGGATCAGACCGAGGGGCTGCCCAGCAGGGTTCTGTTTGCCCAGCCAACACTCTCCAGATCCTTCACTCTCTGAAAGCACGTCCTGATTCCCCCTCTTACTGccgagctgcaggaggggcccagAACTCCCTCATCAAAGGGTGCTGTGCTAATCATAGAAGTTTAGAGTTTGAAGAAATCTCAAGAGGTCATGTggtctgtcataaatataaagggaagggtaacaacctttatgtatgcaatAACATAAAATCCAGAGGTACAAAATccccttacctgtaaggggttaatcagttcaattaacctacttggcacctgaccagaaggaccaatgggaaaagaagatactttcaaatctgtggggtggggggaggttttgtttgtgctctctttgtttgttccctctcggACAGAGatagggaccagggcaggaaaaaacatctcctaaaaacatacctgaaatgagcatctaagattacaaaaagaTCAACtaagcaaggaaatgtgttagattatctttttgttttgcttgtgaattttccctagcctaagaggtaattttattcctgttttgtaactgggaagcagaGTCAAAGAGGAattctctgtgttttaaatctttttatttaccctgtaaagttaccttccatcctgattttgcaggtgtgagtcttttactttttttttaataaagttcttcttttaagaacatgattgattttcagtgtcctaaaaaacaGGGATTTGGTCTGcgctcactttgttaacctattggttggtatattattctcaagcctccccaggaaagggggtgaaggggattggggcagggaggatggagctccaagtggccctttgttgtttgtttaaatcacttggtggtggcagcaatactgtccaaagacaaggaaaggaatttgtgccttggggaagtttttaacctaagccgGTGAAATATAAACTTACGGAATCTTttatgtgggtccccacatctgtaccccagagttgagagtggggagggaaacCTGACGtggttcaaccccctgctcaaagcaggaccagtcccaactaaatcatcacagccagtgctttttcaagccaggccttaaaaatccctaaagatggagattccaccacctccctaggtaactcattccagtacATCACTATCCTGCTAGTGAaatatccaacctaggcctcccccactgcaacttgagaccattgcccctTGTTCTGCCCTCTGccacctccatcctctttggaacccccctttgggtggttgaaggctgctatcaaatccctccccactcttctcttctgcagactaaataagaccagttccctcagcctctcctcagaagtcatgtgccccaCCTCCCTAATGATTTCTATTGACCTACATTGTCCacctcctttctgtagtggggggcccaaaactggacacaatactccagatatcagaggggtagccatgttagtctgaatctgtaaaaagcaacagagggtcctagggcactttaagactaacagaagtattgaagcataagctttcgtgggtgaatgcccacttcatcagatgcaagtaatggaaattatcagaggcaggtataaatcagtatggagataacgaggttagttcaatcagggagggtgaggtgctctgctagcagttgaggtgtgaacaccaagggaggagaaactgcttctgtagttggaaaaccattcacaatctttgtttaatcctgatctgatggtgtcaaatttgcaaatgaactggagctcagcagtttctctttggagtctggtcctgaagtttttttgctgtaagatggctacctttacatctgctattgtgtggccagggaggttgaagtgttctcctacaggtttttgtatattgccattcctgatggcAGGGGTGGGCTGTCTACATGGCTTCTCCTAGGGTTCCTGCGTTGATCATGTCTCTGACAAGACACAGTCACAAGCACCTGGCTGAAGGCGTAAGGGAAGGGTGGGTGTCCGTGCCCCTTGAATGGCCCTGTACAAACCTGGTGCAGTACCCATGGTTCACGAAGAACCCAGAGTGCTCAGGAAGGGCCAGGACTGTGACTGCAGAACAGCTCGGCAGCTTTTTTCATGGCCTGTGAATGTTTAACCAGAGACAGGACAGTGACAGGACAGGTATAATGGGAAACAACATCCACATCCCTTCTCTTTATTGACTGCATTGACATAAATGTTAAGGTCACAGCAGCGACCAGTACAGCTCTTAATGGGGCAAAATCCCACCAGTCCCCTGGCTCTCCACGGACACAGTCACTTTGtaaatgctgctgcctgccttggcctccttcccccagtgcacTGTCCTCCCACATCAGTGCCTCTCAGCTAGCCCCAGGCCTTAAAGCCCGTCTGAACCTCTCTCTACAAAGTGAATATCAGTAACTCATGTCGGCTCAGGTGTTAGGGTCCAGGTAGCCTGTGTTTGTCTCCCATGTCACTAGCACTGGAGCTGGGAGATAAACTAACCGTTCATTTGATGAATGTCCTCATTAGCCTCCCccgaaggtgtttgcttttcacactGTATACAATTGGGTTAATCAGGGGCGGGACCAGCATAGAGATGTAGCCCAGGAGAATCTGAAGTAAGGGAGAAGAGCCCTTCCCGAATCTGTGTGTCACAGACAGGCCGATCATTGGTGTGTAGAAGAGCAGGacggcacagaggtgggagacgcaggtgttcagggcccGGACACACTGCGCATGAGATGCGATGCTTAGCACTGTTTCGAAGATCATCACATATGATAGCAGGATAAGCAGTGAGTCCAAACCCACCATGGAGACTATTATGAACAAGCCATAGATGCTGTTGATGGTGATGTCTGAACAAGCCATCTTCATCATGTCCTGGTgcaggcagtaggaatgggagaggagatTGGCTCGACAGTATCGGAACCGTTCTAGGAGAAAGGGGACCAGGAACACTGTGGATACTCCTTTTAGCACACACACTAGTCCCATCTTAGCTATTCTCTGCATGGTTAGGATAGAAGCATATCTCAGCGGCTCATAGATCGCAACAAAAcggtcaaaggccatcaacaGGAGCACAGAGAATTTAATGAATGAAAGAgagtggatgaagaacagctgagcAAAACAGGCATTGAGGCTGATTTTCCTAGAGTTAAACCAGAATACACCCAGTATCGTCGGTATGGTGGCTATTGATAAGCCAAGGTTTGTAatggccaacatggaaaggaaaatgtacatgggctcatgaaggcttggatctgtttttataatgaacagaatgactgaatttcctactATTGAAATAACATACATGAAACAAAAGGGGACAGAGATCCAGAGATGGACCTCATCCAGTCCAGGTATCCCGGTGACAAGGAACACTGCGGAGTTGAATTTGGTttcattgacagctgacataatgtaCTGGGCAGGTCCAAGAAATTTTGAACTTCccttcctgaaaggaaaaagaacaggagacgaGCTGATATTTAACGAGACATCTTTCTGCTCTGAGTGCAAGTCTAGAGATTCCCAGGAGCTCAGGGAAGATCAGCAAAAATATAGTCTTTGATTTACATTGATAGGAAGACaggcactgccagactggatcaatggaaggtggaagaagccctgCAATAGGCAGCTCTGAGTTAACCTGTTCCCAGGGAAAGTTTCCCCAGAAACCCACTATTTAGCCATATTTTGTGGTGAAAATCAAGAAGGTTTAGAGCCCTtccaagactttaaaaaaaatctcactggtaCATCTTATAAACATCCAGTTcctctttgaatcctgctaaTCTCTTGGCCCTACTGATATCTACTTAAGCACTGTGTGATTTTACAATTGTGACTTTCACATAGACACACTTTCTAGCCCTCCACTTCTGCATGTGGCCCATTGTATCATGACATGTGTAGAAACACATGGCAAGTGCCTGGTGAAAATGGACGTTGTATTTATCTGTCCTGAATTGAAACTATTTATAAACATGTTTCATAGACTCATTGTATATTTTCTCCACTCCTGAGAGTCCAAATTATACCACTGCCTCTTGGCAGCATTTTTAGGACCAGGTTCTGAATTCCATGGGGTCTCCTTTGAGATTCTGTGGGGTCTCCTTTTGCACAGCccctggcaggatcgggcccagagcacACGACACCTCTTGAAATGGGAGCCCTTGAAAAATCCTGACTCGGGGCATCGGGGTTTTAACACTCTGAGCTCACTTTGCATGTCAGATTTTTGTGTAGCTTGAATAACTCAGCCTGAAGCATGGGCAGATGTCGGGGAGGGCTTCCCAAGCTATCTAGCGCTGCCTGCCCTCCAACCCCATCACTGAGACACCTCGACAGCCCAGCTGAGTCCTCGGCCACTGCACAGAATATCTGAAAATGGAAACAGCttgcagcctttccccttcacattgcattttaaagatagtgaaacctgccaacgtacccaattcctgaTGGAAGGGGAGCTGCTGATACCAGGGGTCTTCACCCAAAAGGACAAGGAGTCATCAGACAGGTTGCACAGGCAGCAGGCCGTATCAGTTCAGATAGGGAGGCAActgtctttatgaagcatgtctgcacattcccttgggggccatTTTGCCATTAGGGAAGCTCAGCTGCTTGGCTTAGTGTGCACCAGCTTTAACCCTGTCACAGCCAAAGGGAAACGGCAGGAGGCCAAATCATAGGGGATGCAAGGTGATCCTACCCAACTGGACTGCAGCGGAAGCCCTCCCACAGGCTCTATTTTTGGAATCCGGGGTTGTCATCACTGCATGTGTGGTTCTGATTATTCACTGGGCTACCTCGTGGACGGCTGACTAGTAACAATGATGCTGTCACAGCTGTGATCTTGCTGTAATAAAATAGAATGATAATAATATAAGACCAGATTTCTTCCTGGGAGCCCCCTTTCCTGCATTACAAACCCAAGTTGCAGGCCAGGAAGGGGAGATTCCACATGGCTCCCTACCTGGGAATTTCCCTCGCATCATTCAAGGAGGGGGGTTCCTTTTCCTTCTCCCTGAGGACTGAAAAGGGGGACCCAAGATCCAGGGATCCCCACAGTTAGACACAGATCTTAGTGATCCCCTGGTAGCTAGGACCACCCAACCACAATCTCTGGCCCTCCACAACTGTTCTAGgaccctctccagctccctgttAGCACTGGTTCATCAGAA
This genomic window contains:
- the LOC135984302 gene encoding olfactory receptor 51G2-like — translated: MSAVNETKFNSAVFLVTGIPGLDEVHLWISVPFCFMYVISIVGNSVILFIIKTDPSLHEPMYIFLSMLAITNLGLSIATIPTILGVFWFNSRKISLNACFAQLFFIHSLSFIKFSVLLLMAFDRFVAIYEPLRYASILTMQRIAKMGLVCVLKGVSTVFLVPFLLERFRYCRANLLSHSYCLHQDMMKMACSDITINSIYGLFIIVSMVGLDSLLILLSYVMIFETVLSIASHAQCVRALNTCVSHLCAVLLFYTPMIGLSVTHRFGKGSSPLLQILLGYISMLVPPLINPIVYSVKSKHLRGRLMRTFIK